Proteins co-encoded in one Podarcis muralis chromosome 12, rPodMur119.hap1.1, whole genome shotgun sequence genomic window:
- the SEC22C gene encoding vesicle-trafficking protein SEC22c, which produces MSMILFACVVRVRDGLPLSASTDFHLDQDFLECRKRLKTLSSILTQFPERGTAKERDLSIHFHSSGDVACMGICTSSFPAAMAFCFLEELQWEFATTYDATSVGLASRPYAFLEFDNVIQKVKGRFNYTNCAQTKFNLEKIQEELLLRPPALVKLEDAELKNGIVNGHTELQMESGPAHRMQPVSALGILSLVLNIMCGALNLIRGVHLAEYSFQEDRKGIGNVIAFLLPFVACFLLCCLYLFYSSARKIKVFVLFVTICLCNIYLYGLRNIWQILFHIGVASLSSHQILTRQVVEKQPDFGV; this is translated from the exons ATGTCCATGATCCTCTTTGCCTGCGTGGTTCGGGTGAGGGATGGACTTCCACTCTCTGCCTCCACGGACTTCCACCTAGACCAGGACTTCTTGGAATGCAGGAAGAGGCTCAAGACCTTGTCATCCATTCTGACACAGTTTCCAGAGCGTGGGACAGCCAAAGAACGTGACCTCAGTATACA ctTTCATTCTTCTGGAGACGTGGCCTGCATGGGGATTTGCACCAGCAGTTTCCCAGCTGCCATGGCGTTCTGCTTTCTGGAAGAGCTCCAGTGGGAGTTTGCCACTACCTATGATGCCACCAGTGTGGGCCTGGCTTCCAGACCGTATGCTTTTCTAGAATTCG ACAATGTCATTCAAAAAGTCAAAGGCCGTTTCAATTACACAAATTGCGCACAGACAAAGTTCAACTTGGAAAAGATCCAGGAAGAGCTCCTCTTGCGGCCTCCTGCACTTGTGAAGTTGGAAGATGCGGAGCTGAAGAATGGGATTGTGAACGGCCACACGGAGCTCCAAATGGAATCTG GTCCTGCTCACAGAATGCAACCTGTGTCTGCTTTGGGAATCTTATCTCTTGTTCTCAACATTATGTGTGGAGCATTGAATCTCATCCGAGGCGTTCACCTTGCAGAGTATTCATTTCAG GAAGACCGCAAAGGAATTGGAAATGTGATCGCATTTCTCCTGCCCTTTGTAGCCTGCTTTTTGTTG tGCTGCCTTTACCTGTTCTACAGTTCAGCCAGGAAGATAAAGGTCTTTGTACTTTTCGTCACAATCTGTCTATGCAACATCTACCTGTATGGGTTAAGGAACATCTGGCAGATACTTTTCCACATAGGAGTGGCCTCCCTTTCTTCCCATCAGATACTGACACGGCAAGTTGTGGAGAAGCAGCCAGACTTTGGAGTATGA